In Populus nigra chromosome 1, ddPopNigr1.1, whole genome shotgun sequence, one genomic interval encodes:
- the LOC133684101 gene encoding GPI mannosyltransferase 1 isoform X1: MKWLKIRTLLLLSAIFRVILIVYGEWQDTHMEVRYTDVDYLVFSDAASLMANGESPYKRTTYRYSPLLAFLLTPNSFIHRSWGKFIFSAADLFVGSFIQYILKKREVPEDMCLYSVMVWLLNPFTFTIGTRGNCEPIVCAMILWIIICLINGNVVQAAFWYGLVVHFRIYPIIYALPIVLVLDPHSFQSGQKPCLVNWKSSQDNASHGRKEVSEVYGVWTALKTIFTRGRIMFAMVSGSVFMLCTGLFFYLYRWEFLNEALLYHLTRTDPRHNFSIYFYHIYLHVEHEFSVVEKLISFLPQLIVQLVLIIRFAQDLPFCLFLQTVAFVAFNKVITAQYFVWFFCLLPLILPWSKMKLKWEGLSCVLLWMGAQTHWLLWGYLLEFKGKNVFLQLWLAGLVFLAANSFLLIMFIRHHKYSPVFKQFAPATSGNRDKSE; the protein is encoded by the exons ATGAAATGGCTAAAAATCCGTACCCTGCTTCTCCTCTCAGCCATTTTTCGTGTTATTCTAATTGTGTACGGAGAGTGGCAAGATACCCACATGGAAGTTAGGTACACAGATGTAGATTACCTTGTATTTTCTGATGCTGCTTCATTAATGGCTAATGGTGAATCTCCTTATAAAAGAACTACCTATAGATACTCACCTTTGCTTGCCTTTTTATTGACACCCAATTCTTTTATTCATCGTTCTTGGGGCAAATTCATCTTCTCTGCTGCAG ATTTATTTGTGGGGTCATTTATTCAGTACATTTTGAAGAAACGTGAGGTCCCTGAGGATATGTGTTTGTATTCTGTAATGGTATGGCTGCTGAATCCATTTACCTTCACCATTGGAACCCGTGGGAACTGCGAGCCTATCGTGTGTGCCATGATTTTATGGATCATTATCTGTCTTATCAATG GTAATGTTGTCCAAGCTGCATTTTGGTATGGATTGGTTGTCCATTTCAGGATTTATCCCATAATCTATGCTCTCCCTATAGTTCTGGTTCTTGATCCGCATTCCTTCCAATCTGGTCAGAAGCCATGTCTTGTGAATTGGAAATCTAGTCAAGATAATGCGTCTCACGGTCGCAAAGAAGTATCTGAAGTATATGGTGTATGGACTGCATTGAAAACCATATTTACAAGAGGGAGAATTATGTTTGCAATGGTCTCGGGATCTGTTTTCATGCTATGTACTGgtcttttcttctatttatacAGATGGGAGTTTTTAAATGAGGCGTTGCTGTACCATCTCACTCGTACAGATCCAAGACATAATTTTTCCATCTATTTCTATCACATATATCTCCATGTTGAACATGAATTTTCAGTGGTGGAGAAGCTCATCTCCTTTTTGCCCCAATTGATAGTGCAGCTGGTTCTTATTATTCGCTTTGCTCAAGACCTTCCGTTCTGCCTTTTCTTGCAGACAGTGGCTTTTGTGGCATTCAATAAG GTAATTACCGCACAGTACTTTGTATGGTTTTTTTGCTTGTTGCCTCTAATACTGCCATGGAGCAAAATGAAGCTGAAGTGGGAAGGCTTAAGTTGTGTACTTCTATGGATGGGAGCTCAGACCCATTGGTTGTTGTGGGGTTATTTACTTGAATTTAAGGGGAAAAATGTTTTCCTCCAGCTTTGGTTGGCAGGCTTAGTGTTTCTGGCTGCCAATTCTTTTCTTCTGATCATGTTCATCCGGCACCACAAATACTCTCCCGTATTCAAACAGTTTGCGCCAGCAACTTCAGGGAATAGAGATAAATCTGAGTGA
- the LOC133682590 gene encoding cytochrome b561 and DOMON domain-containing protein At5g47530-like: MARYVIFPMAIFLAFCMLSCIALQQPCATYKFSNNKQFSSCSDLPVLSSSLHWNYHPSSNRVDVAFRHTGVTDRRWIAWAINPTSGGMIGSQAIVSFPRTDGGLAVYTSPITSYGTRLEQGNLSFPVLDLSATNQNNEMIIYASLELHGNISTVNHLWQVGPMSENTPMMHSVAPSSPNVKSMGSLDFLSGRITTTRSSSSTLRNIHGILNTVSWGILMPIGAVIARYLKRFESADPLWFYLHVSCQLLAYILGGLAGFGSGIFLGARSHGIEHSSHKIIGIVLFCLATAQVFGGLVRPNKDSKYRPFFNWFHLLAGCSTLILGIFNIYKGFDILHAAKFWRLAYSGVILTLLLATLLLEICTRWCMPVAKRSMSNTVDKNTSTVVAVAAMEV; this comes from the coding sequence ATGGCTCGTTATGTGATTTTTCCGATGGCCATCTTTCTTGCTTTTTGTATGCTGTCATGCATAGCACTGCAACAACCATGCGCAACCTACAAATTTTCGAACAACAAACAGTTCTCTTCTTGCAGCGATTTGCCTGTTTTGAGTTCCTCTCTTCACTGGAACTACCATCCATCATCCAACAGAGTTGATGTTGCCTTCAGGCATACTGGTGTGACTGATCGCAGATGGATTGCTTGGGCTATCAATCCAACTTCAGGAGGGATGATTGGTTCGCAAGCGATCGTTTCTTTTCCGAGAACGGATGGAGGACTTGCAGTTTATACTTCGCCGATAACAAGTTATGGAACTCGATTGGAACAAGGAAATCTTAGCTTTCCTGTCTTGGACTTGTCTGCTACTAATCAGAACAATGAGATGATAATCTATGCAAGCTTAGAGCTCCATGGAAACATCAGTACAGTCAATCATCTCTGGCAAGTAGGTCCAATGTCTGAAAACACTCCAATGATGCATAGTGTTGCTCCATCCAGTCCCAATGTTAAATCCATGGGGAGTTTGGACTTCCTTTCCGGAAGGATTACAACGACAAGAAGTTCTTCAAGCACACTGAGAAATATCCATGGAATATTGAACACGGTAAGCTGGGGTATTCTAATGCCTATTGGGGCCGTCATTGCAAGATACTTGAAAAGGTTCGAATCTGCAGACCCTTTATGGTTCTACTTGCATGTCAGTTGTCAACTGCTGGCCTATATTCTTGGTGGTCTAGCTGGATTTGGGAGTGGGATATTTCTTGGCGCAAGGTCTCATGGAATTGAACATAGCTCTCACAAAATCATCGGCATTGTCCTCTTCTGCCTTGCAACAGCACAGGTGTTTGGTGGTCTGGTCAGACCTAACAAAGACAGCAAGTATCGCCCCTTCTTCAACTGGTTTCACTTGCTTGCGGGTTGCTCAACACTTATCCTAGGCATATTCAACATATACAAAGGATTTGACATATTGCACGCTGCAAAATTTTGGAGGCTGGCCTACAGTGGTGTAATACTAACTTTGCTATTGGCCACGCTACTTTTGGAAATATGCACAAGGTGGTGCATGCCAGTCGCTAAGCGTTCTATGTCGAATACCGTGGACAAAAACACATCCACTGTCGTTGCAGTAGCTGCAATGGAGGTTTAG
- the LOC133684101 gene encoding GPI mannosyltransferase 1 isoform X2 codes for MKWLKIRTLLLLSAIFRVILIVYGEWQDTHMEVRYTDVDYLVFSDAASLMANGESPYKRTTYRYSPLLAFLLTPNSFIHRSWGKFIFSAAGNVVQAAFWYGLVVHFRIYPIIYALPIVLVLDPHSFQSGQKPCLVNWKSSQDNASHGRKEVSEVYGVWTALKTIFTRGRIMFAMVSGSVFMLCTGLFFYLYRWEFLNEALLYHLTRTDPRHNFSIYFYHIYLHVEHEFSVVEKLISFLPQLIVQLVLIIRFAQDLPFCLFLQTVAFVAFNKVITAQYFVWFFCLLPLILPWSKMKLKWEGLSCVLLWMGAQTHWLLWGYLLEFKGKNVFLQLWLAGLVFLAANSFLLIMFIRHHKYSPVFKQFAPATSGNRDKSE; via the exons ATGAAATGGCTAAAAATCCGTACCCTGCTTCTCCTCTCAGCCATTTTTCGTGTTATTCTAATTGTGTACGGAGAGTGGCAAGATACCCACATGGAAGTTAGGTACACAGATGTAGATTACCTTGTATTTTCTGATGCTGCTTCATTAATGGCTAATGGTGAATCTCCTTATAAAAGAACTACCTATAGATACTCACCTTTGCTTGCCTTTTTATTGACACCCAATTCTTTTATTCATCGTTCTTGGGGCAAATTCATCTTCTCTGCTGCAG GTAATGTTGTCCAAGCTGCATTTTGGTATGGATTGGTTGTCCATTTCAGGATTTATCCCATAATCTATGCTCTCCCTATAGTTCTGGTTCTTGATCCGCATTCCTTCCAATCTGGTCAGAAGCCATGTCTTGTGAATTGGAAATCTAGTCAAGATAATGCGTCTCACGGTCGCAAAGAAGTATCTGAAGTATATGGTGTATGGACTGCATTGAAAACCATATTTACAAGAGGGAGAATTATGTTTGCAATGGTCTCGGGATCTGTTTTCATGCTATGTACTGgtcttttcttctatttatacAGATGGGAGTTTTTAAATGAGGCGTTGCTGTACCATCTCACTCGTACAGATCCAAGACATAATTTTTCCATCTATTTCTATCACATATATCTCCATGTTGAACATGAATTTTCAGTGGTGGAGAAGCTCATCTCCTTTTTGCCCCAATTGATAGTGCAGCTGGTTCTTATTATTCGCTTTGCTCAAGACCTTCCGTTCTGCCTTTTCTTGCAGACAGTGGCTTTTGTGGCATTCAATAAG GTAATTACCGCACAGTACTTTGTATGGTTTTTTTGCTTGTTGCCTCTAATACTGCCATGGAGCAAAATGAAGCTGAAGTGGGAAGGCTTAAGTTGTGTACTTCTATGGATGGGAGCTCAGACCCATTGGTTGTTGTGGGGTTATTTACTTGAATTTAAGGGGAAAAATGTTTTCCTCCAGCTTTGGTTGGCAGGCTTAGTGTTTCTGGCTGCCAATTCTTTTCTTCTGATCATGTTCATCCGGCACCACAAATACTCTCCCGTATTCAAACAGTTTGCGCCAGCAACTTCAGGGAATAGAGATAAATCTGAGTGA